GTTGTGTGGGGGTAACCTTTGGTTGCTCTGTTCCTGTACTTAAAAACAAGCATAAGAAGATCAGTGTATCCATTTATGTCTCCATGAAAAAAAGCATACAGAGACAGTTTTCAAGGGTGTGTGAAAAAAGCAGAGTGGGATTGCCTTCTCCTGTTTACCTTTCTGAAACAAATGAGGTGTTCCAATGATGAAAGCCCATTGACCACTGGTGATACAGGCAGTGAattgaggcagggctgggagtgaaTCCATCACTATGGATACCACTGGAAAATTTTGTTCTGCCTGTCCTTGTACTCTCAACATGTGCTTTGGAAGAAGAGAGAGGCCCCTCCTAACAGGCTGGCACAGATTAATACAAGCATCTTTCCTACTTGATTATTTGcttcctgctgttttccagctAATCCTGCAGGGGATCTCACATCTAATATGGGATAAATGAGATGGCTTGTAAGGAACAGAGTGCTTAAGAATGTGTAACTTGTACTCTGACTCTTCACCTGGTGTCATACTCTGTGTTGCTGATGCAGAGTGAAGtgccctgcagtgagcagcagcacattctgagtccctgtgctgggcactgccaggcagtgtgctgtgtccctgggtgGCTGGGgatgtcactgccctgtgctgtcctgCCTTAACTGCCCTTTAGGGCACGCCTGTTTTAACTCCTCTGTTAAACAGGCTTCTAGAAGAATCCTGTCCATTGGTGATTCCTTTTTTCTAGGGTTTTTGCTGCAGCCTTTGCTGGgagcctggagtgacagatgCACATCAAGATTTGGGAGGAGAAGACCTTTCATTCTGGTTTTAGCAGTAGGTGTGTCTTTTAGAAATGATGGGCATAACACTTAAAAACGTTGTGCATCTCTCTTCTGTGACATCCCTTGTGGCACTCAGCTGAACAAAATGCACCTGAGGTGTTGGGTGTTGTGGGTCTGAAGAAGATGGTGAGTGACACAGCTGATGCTTTGGCAGCTGGAGATCCACAGATAAAAGCTTCTCAGAGTCTGAAGGGATGTTTTGAGGGTCAAGAAAGTAAACTCTAGACATTTGTTAATCTCGAATAGTGGAAAAGGATTATGTGTGTCCTATAAGCCACACTGATTTCCCAGGCTGAATTGATATGAACGAGAGCAATAGTGCTGCAAGGCTGTGCAGGTAGAATGATGCTTTTGGGgtctggagctctgcaggcttGCTGACAAACAGTGactgattttgttttggttttgttcccaGGAGCATTGCTTGGGCTCTCGCTTATGCTGAATGGCAAAGATATAGGGAGTGCCTTGTCTGACACTGAGAATAACCACAAATGGGGGATCATCCTTACAGTCTGTGGTGTTGTCCTCATGGACTTCAGTGCAGATTCAGCAGACAATCCCAGCCATGCCTACATGATGGATGTGTGCAGCCCAGTGGATCAGGACAGGGGCCTCAACATCCACGCTTTGTTAGCAGGTATGTCTGCTTGCTGCTTCCTGGGAGATGTGAGTAAACAAGCCCTGCTGGGAGAAAGCAGGGTGGAAACACTGGTCTTCTCCTGAATAATGACCAAATACTGAGAGGTATCACTAATTAACTGTAAAAAATATCATCTACTTACTGCAAAAGGCTTTTGTAACAACCTCAATTCTAACAAGGTACAGTCTTGGGCTGTTCATCTGAAGGTCCCTCACATATTTTGTAAGACCTATGGAAACAAAATTATCCCTTGAGGGAGGAGGTTTGGCTTCCTGCAGGTGTGGAATATGTGTCTTGTAGTTGCTCTCTTGGAGGCAAAAGTGCAAACTGGGTGCTGTTGATCCCTCTCTGCTGTCATCTTCAattgctgtgctgccctgttCTAGGAGACCATTCCACACTCTTGAATGTGTTTGTGAGTAAGAAAGGAGAGTGTTGAAAGACTTTCACCCTGTGAATGGAGAGAAAGGTGCTCTCAAACCTTCCCTGTTCATCAGTAGTAACACAGTGGCAGTTTTGCACACTGTCAACACAGTGCTGAGTAATGAGCTTGCTACACTTCTGAAGTGATTGGATCTGTCTTAGTTAGATCTGCATTCCTCATATgaggaaaatggattttcacTTTCAGGAAAACAGTCTTAGCTGAATGATTGCAGAGCCTTGTCACAAGGCTGGTGGACACTTCTGTTTACGGACTGAAATAGCTAAAGGTAAGGTGTTTTGTTcttggcaaagaaaaataataacttttaaTTATTTGTATCATCACTTTCACAGCACTTTCTGTACCATGTTGGTACATGCAGACTGTCCTTGTGGCACAGCTGTGTTTATTAGTGCATTCAAAATGAAAAGGGCTCAAATGGTAAAGCAGAAATTTCAGATTCTCTTCATGATTCACGATACAAgtgatgctgtgctgctgctgactcGTGGGACTGGATAGGAAAGATAATCTTAGCTCTGTTTTTCCACCAGGTCTTGGAGGTGGCTTTGGTTATGTTGTTGGAGGAATACACTGGGATAAAACCAGTTTTGGAAAAGCTGTAGGAGGGCAACTCCGTGTCATCTATGTCTTCACCTCAATTGTACTGACCATTGCTACTGTGCTGACTCTAGTTAGCATTCCAGAGAGACCCTTAAAGTCCTctaacaggaagaaaaaggtgATGAAAAGTCCAAgtcttcctctccctccttctccacctttCTTCTTTGAGGACAATGTAAATGAAAACTCTGCTTCTCATAACTCAGCTCACTTACATGCAAGTTTTACGAGTCCTGTTTCCCCCATGAGCCCACTCACACCAAAATACGGGAGTTTTATCAGCAGAGACAATTCCTTGACAGGACTTAATGAGTTTGCATCATCCTTTGGGACTTCAAATATTGACAGTGTGCTTATAGACTGTTTTACAGGAGGACATAATAGTTACATGACACTTCCAGCTAGTTTGTCCAGGCAGCCTGTCAGTGTCAGCTTCCCTCGGGTGCCTGATGGCTGCTACCATGGAGCAAATGGAATTCTGGAGCAAGGGGAGAGCAGCTTAACATCAGGGTGTGACAGTGATGTGCTGAGAGTGGGCTCACTGGATGCAATAAAGCCACGCTCATCAGGGATCTTGAAAAGACCTCAGACCTTGGCCATTCCAGATGCTGTAACAGGACACTGCCCAGAGAAtaacagaagaagaaatgtaACCTTCAGCCAGCAGGTAAGAGCAGGAAATCAATGATATGACCATGTAAGCATGAGTGTTATTAATCTCTTTGTATAGTTTTAAATATGTGGTGCACAAATTGTTCATTAAAGACTCTTGTGACAGCTTCCTCATAAAAGTCATTACAGGAACAGCACACCTGCTATGACTCTATATCAGTAAAGCAGTGGGTAGAGTGTGAATTATGGCTGACAGTCTGTCAGCTGCCTTTGTTAAGATGGGAGAAATGGGAATATCCCACTCTTAACTGGGCCACTTGTGAGAGTTAGGTCAGTATTTTTAGTCCTGCTTCACTACCAAGGGAGTTACCACATGAACTTAGAAAAGGTCACATTTTTATTGAGCCTGTATCTTCCCTTTCCACAGAAAGACCTGCAAAATAGGGCCAGGGATAGGAATCTCCCATGAGCTTCTCCTTATGGCAGTCATTACATCTGGCTCCATCAGGGAGGTGAGCTTTCCCTTACTGAGGGATAAGACTCTGACCTCACCTCCCACTGTTGGTGATAACTTGGAATGTCTGAGACCTCTGCATGCTGGCCCATTTTTTTATGATCTGGGATGAGGTAAACAGTCCTctgttattttggtttggtttggtttggtttggggattttttattttattttaatttttgggggtggtggttttttggttttgtttgttttgtttgttgttgctgtaCTTTTGACCCAGTTTGTGAGAGCAGACTTTGTTAGGGCCAGGATTTTACGTACTGGGCACACTGAGGTTGAGCATTGAGGTTAGCAAGTGATAATGTGTTTCAATTAAACtcatcctcttcttcctcagtGTCTCTAAAACTTCAGGCTCCACATTCACCTGAAAGTGGCTACAGCTCCTATAAATGCAGTGGAATTGATgcattcctgctgtgcctgtgcatcTGAATGTGGTTACCAAGTCCCCTAGtgaagggaaggagctgcttcaAGCACCCTGAAAGCTACAGTGCAGTGCTGCCATTGTCACTTGTTCCACTCTAATTCACTTCTTAATCTCCAagtcagctccagcagcagagtttAACTGTCAGATGATCAGATAGGTGTGCAGTATTGCATCCATCTGCTGAAGGGTGTTTGTGCTTCCCTTGCTGTGTGTTGACCTGGCAGTTCTCACGGTGCAGGTTGCCAACATCCTGCTGAACGGGGTCAAGTACGAGAGCGAGCTCAACGAACCGGGCGAGGCCTCGGAGCAGCCGCTGTCGGTGAAGCTGCTGTGCTCAACCATCTGCCACATGCCCAAGGCTCTGCGGAACCTCTGCATCAACCACTTCCTAGGTACTCCCAAAGCCCCTCCTGCCTTCTCCAGGGAGTGTTGTGTTTGCCAGGCACCCCcagaaaggcaggaatgatgcatctcactccatgttctcagaaggctcattCATTACTTTGTTATACtatatattctattctattctattctattcattATATTatcccacaggtgattgtttcattgcaTTCTACTGTGAGTtattttgactctttggccaatcgGTGCCAAGCtctgttgggactctggaaagagtcaggagttttcattattatctttttagcattctgtaaatatcttttctgtattctttagtatagtatagtatattatattatactttATATACTTTGtaatactatattacattaaagaatactatgctatagtatagtatagtatattataCTTTACatactttataatactatattatattaaagaagaCTATGCTATAGTGTTCTTTATATACTTTATAAAACTATAAAAGTATACTTTATATATAatcttaaaatttatttatattaaagaaGACTATGCTATAGTGTTCTTTATATACTTTATAAAACTATAAAAGTATACTTTAtaaaactatattatattaaagaatactatgctatagtatagtatattatattatactttataatactatattacattaaagaatactatactatactatactaaagaatacagaaaagatatttacagaatgctaaaaagataataatgaaaactcctgactctttccagagtcccaacagaGCTTGGCACcgattggccaaagagtcaaaataactcacagcagaatccagtgaaacaatcacctgtgggtaaacaatctccaaacacattctaaaggagcaaaacacagcagaagcaaatgaaataagaattgttttcattttctctgaggcttctcagcttcccaggagaaaaatcctggagaaagggattttttcagagaatgtgaatgccacaaggGAGGACTCTACCTTGGGTGAACCTTTTTCAATTTTATCTATTGCTGCAATGGCTGCTAATAGAGACAATTTGATTTCTTCCATATAGATATTAATGAGGTACCTTCTTAGAAcaattagaaaggaaaaaaaccccaaaacaccccagcAAAGCAGTAAAGCCTGTGTTCCTAGAAAGGGAACAACAAGAGCCTAAACCAGTACATCTTGAGGGGAATGTTCACGCCAAGCAGAAAGATGAGATTAGTTGTATTTCCATGCTTTCACCCTGAGACTGGCATTTACTTTCCTCCCTTTGCTCATGGCCAGGGGTCCCAGAGCAGGCCAGGAGGAGGTGTGGAACATGGAACATGGCATTGCAGGAGTAATGTAACCAGTGTAGTGTTACCTTCACTCTTAAccagtgtggggctgctgtTCAGGAAGGGCTTGCACTCATTCCAGTTTACACTAAATTGGACAGAAGGGACCAGGTAATTAATACTCATTGGCTGTGAAAGGAATTAGGGGATTGTCTACATCAATGGCCTTGGTGCCAATTTGTGAGCAGAGTTTGTAACTGTGTCAGAGGCActctggaggctgcagccatGACATAAGGAGCACTCCTTCCAGTCCTGTGTGGGAGGATAACAGCAACCTGAAATTACTTTGGGATGAGCCACTCTGTTAAactgagtgctgtgtcctgtCAGAACCTGAACACAGCTCAGACTGCTGTCatctatttttctgtcttgttaGACCAGTATTTTGTGGCCTTTAGTCAGCCTCGAGGTTTCCACTTAGGAATTCAAATGGTAAATCTTGGTCTTTAACAGCCTGAATGTCTTTAACAAACATTGCAGCATTATGCACAGGAGCAGCGGGCTCAGATAAATGTGGATGTTATGTAACACTCCTTGCACAACCTGTCCTGGAGTGTGATTGTAATTCACCTGATAACATCCATGTCAGCTTGCAGGGGGAAACAGATGTTCTGAAATCCTAATAAGTtacttttctcttctttcaggGTGGCTTTCATTTGAGGGGATGTTACTCTTTTATACTGACTTCATGGGAGAAGTGGTGTTCCAAGGGGACCCAAAAGCACCTCACAACTCAGATGAGTATCAGAAGTACAACACTGGGGTCACCATGGGCTGCTGGGGAATGTGCATCTATGCATTCAGTGCTGCTTTCTACTCAGGTACTTGGTACAGCTCTCTGAACTGCTTTGGGAAAAGATACATTTCTTAAAAGTGGTGATTCTGCAACAAGTGGGCAGTGTTTATGTTGCATACAGCCTAGCATGGCACAAGTGCTGTAGCAGAGTGGTTTTTGTCACCCCATTACCTCTGCTGCTTAGCTTGGcctgcactgacagcagctgaggTCAGCAACCCAGTGAAGACACAGCTCTGTTGGGATGTGGTTCCTTTCACAAGTGGCATTTTCAGAGTCCATGGCATGCAGAGATCCATGCAGTCACCATAGGCACAGCACCacccaggcagagccctcaggtGTCatgtgccaccccagccctgtggcagtgTGTCAGTGTGCCAGTGTGCCAGTGTGCCATGCCTCTGCCTGTGTGCCCATTTACCCTCTGGGACAGGGGCAGAGCCTCTGCTCTGCCGTGCCCTCTGTGCAGACAGGGCAGCAATGCTGCATCATGGAAGGCAGCTTTGAAAAGGTCCTTGGCACTCAATTCCTCAGGGGCTGCCACTGAGATGTGGCTGCCTAAGCAGGGGTGGCAGTGGGAGGGCTGCAGGTCACCCCAAACTGTCCCGTTTCCTTGCAGCCGtgctggagaagctggaggAGCGCTTCAGCACACGGACCCTGTACTTTGTGGCCTATTTGGCCTTTGGGCTGGGCACGGGCCTGGCCACGCTCTCCAGGAACGTCTacgtgctgctgtccctgtgcgCCACCTACGGCATCCTGTTCGCCACGCTCTGCACGCTGCCCTACTCGCTGCTCTGCGACTACTACCAGAGCCGGGAGGTGAGCccgggctgggaggggccgggagCCCGGGacatccctctgtgtgccctgggacaccccctgactctgtgcctgtgccctcTGAGACTCCCCCTGActgtggctgtgtccctgggacacccctgactctgttcctgtgtcccctgACTCTGTGCCTGTGTCTCCCTGACTTTGTGGCACCCCCTGACTCTGTGCCTTTGcccttgtcccctgtgtcccctgacTCTGTGCCTGTGTCCCCCTTTgtgcctgtgtcccctcactCTGTGTCCCCTGACTATGTGCCCTTGTTCTCTGTGTCCTCTGGCTCTGTGCCTGTGttccccaggacacccccagattctgtgcctgtgtcccctgggactcccctggctctgtgcctgtgacacCCCCTGACTCTGTGACACCCCCTGACTCTGTGCCTTTGTCCCCTGCCTCCGTGCCTGTGTCCCCTGACTCTGTgcccgtgtcccctgtgtcccctcactcTGGCTGTGTCCCCGCAGTTTGTCGGCTCGCAGTCGGAGGGCACTCGCCGTGGCATGGGCGTTGACATCTCTCTGCTGAGCTGTCAGTACTTCCTGGCACAGATCCTCGTGGCCGTGGCCATGGGGCCGCTGACGGCGGccgtgggcagtgccagcagtgccatgtACTTCTCCAGCCTCGTGTCCTTCCTGGGCTGCCTCTTCTCGTCCCTCTGTGTCACCTACGAGCTGCTGCCCCCCGAGGAGCTGCCGCCCCTGGAGGAGCAGCGCCCGCTCCTGCCCCGAGCCAGGAACCAATAACGGGAGGAGCTGCCTCggcctctgctgcctcctggcctCGCCCTCGGCCTCCCTATCGCGACAGGCCGGGCTGTGCCCCCTGGGACGGCAGCAGGGGCTTGGCACACACGAGGAAAGGtctgtgctggctttgctgGGCTTTCCCCTGCCGGAGGGAAGGTGAGGGGCGAGGCAGCGGcgctggcactgctgtgtcctTGCCCGAGGTGgcagagggggctgggggtgccctccgagcctctggtgctgctgtcccGGGCCGGCTGCATGTCCTGCATGGGACAGGCTCCCTCTGtcgctgctgggctgcaggcactgctgcagacaTCGCCACCGTGGGAACGGTGACAGGGCCACTCTGGGGACACAAGGTGCCACCTCCcggccaggcagagcagccctggtgtCACCAAGGGCAGTGCTGattcctgagggagctgcagctccacctgcagccctggctctggaggGTGCTTTCCAAACTCTGGGaaggctgagagcagctggtCTTGCCTGGGTGGTGTCAGTCCTCTGTCAGGTGTCAGTTAAGGCCAGGAGTTCATTTTAAGGCATTAATTAAAACTCTTTCTGGgtgcacagagctgccaccagcagAACTGCTCTAAGACACCTCTGTGGGCTGCCAGCACTGTGGCCTGGCTCCCACACCCCACTCTGGGggtcctgcctgtgctccttGGTGGTGTTTGCCAATATTGTGCATATTCCCGTCCTCATTAGAGTTTAATTAAGACTATGGGAGTTTGTGATGACGTAGCAGGAGGATTTGTCCATAACCCAATTCAGCAGTTGTCCATAACCCAGTTCTGGGGAGAAAGgtcttttcccatctcctccctTGGGCAGAAGGTTACTCTCAAGAACTTTATTCATACGAAAAATCATTTGTATGGAAGCCTGCATCACTTCATTCTTGTTTCTACCATTTTACCTTGGGACATTCTGAAGTCTGGGGATCAGTGGCTCAGTGCTTGTGAATTACAGCTGCATCTTCCTCATCTCAGTGAAACCAATAAAAGGGCTTTGGGTTTCATTACATGAGAAATTTCTTAATTATTCTGATTTTAGGAGGTGGTGTGTGAGAATTTTTACAAGTTCTATTTAAGGCCAGGAGTTAATTTTAAGTAATTAATAAAACAATCTGTAAAGCCCCTGTCAGTCTGCCCCTGTGTTTGGGGAGGCAGCCAagtcctgccagggctggtgggCATTTTGTGTTCCCATGTGCTGAGcatggcagccctgcagagactGCACCTGGTCCCTAGATCCAGAGGAAGGATTTTCTCTGGAGTCTCTCCTTTTAAATGGGCTGTACTCCACTGTTCAACTGATTCTGATCAATGATGCCAAGGTGAAATAATATCTGTAATCTTGAGTTGTTGTGGTTTACTGTAATCCAGTGCTGAAAGAATTAAACATAACTGGTAAGAACCCCTCATTTTTATCATCTGCTCccaatttttatattttagaagCAAGTATTGACATAAACAGAGGAATACTGCTGAAATGATGAAGTCAAGCACTCAGATAAAGGCCTGGTAGCTGTCAGACTGATGAGTGCATtcacctttcatttctttctttgggCTTACACGGAGTCACATCTGCAGGAATTTCTGTGCCATTCCCTTCATTAGGGGACAGCTGTCCCCAAGAATGttcaggacacagctgggacaaaTAACATGGAAACAATGGCATTGGGCACTTCTGACAATCTAAACACTTCACTTTGCAGAATTATTCTTTTCTTGTTAGTCTGCTTTGTAATcttaatttctcttctttctcaaaCTTTAAActcaaaaattgtttttattttttgtttggtccCACTAGCTAATGGGGTGTTagttcttaaatatttttctcctcttcagtTTTGTAGGCAGCATTATTGCACTAAATGGATTGTGAGCACTTTACTTTTCCAGGGAGCTGGAGTTGCAGATCATTTTGTTGCAAgtgaaaaatcttaaaaaaattcatcaATCAATGTATTTGATTATAATGTTTGTCTCCATTTCCCTCTGTAAATAATATCAACTACATTTATGTAGTTATAAAACTCTTGCTATGCCTGTATGCCCAATGGACTCTAtattaaattttcttattttatggGATATGGACTTTATTTTGTAGATGTATTTATGTAGTGGTGCATACCCAGGACTTCTAAGTCAACATCAGTGTGTGTTAATTTGGGGCTTTGAGCAATACTAGTGGTGTCTGGAATAAAAAACCAGAGCCTGCCACCATCATGCAGAGTTAAAAGTTGCACCAAATCCTcagaaataactttaaaaagagGCATTGCTTACTTGCTGATTCTTTCCTTTGTCAGGCATTTTGTACTTTACAGAAATGACTGTGTATGGTCACTGGTGAGCTGTGAGCTGCAACGTGATGTTCCCCCTCTGGAATCCAAAGGCTTCAAATATTCTGGCTAAATTTGCAAgttactgattaaaaaaaaaaaaagatgcatgAGTTTAGGCAGGAAAATGATTTTACACTGTGCTGGTTTTCAGGTTAATTTTGATTAAGTCCAGATCA
This portion of the Zonotrichia leucophrys gambelii isolate GWCS_2022_RI chromosome 21, RI_Zleu_2.0, whole genome shotgun sequence genome encodes:
- the SLC45A1 gene encoding proton-associated sugar transporter A, with the translated sequence MMIPPPAASPVGDAALLSGVASQELWRSSAPGYPGLPTRHISHRANNFKRHPKRRKHIRPSPPPPPNTPCPMDLVDFGDLQPQRSFLELLFNGCILFGLEFSYAMETAYVTPVLLQMGLPDQLYGMVWFISPILGFLLQPLLGAWSDRCTSRFGRRRPFILVLAVGALLGLSLMLNGKDIGSALSDTENNHKWGIILTVCGVVLMDFSADSADNPSHAYMMDVCSPVDQDRGLNIHALLAGLGGGFGYVVGGIHWDKTSFGKAVGGQLRVIYVFTSIVLTIATVLTLVSIPERPLKSSNRKKKVMKSPSLPLPPSPPFFFEDNVNENSASHNSAHLHASFTSPVSPMSPLTPKYGSFISRDNSLTGLNEFASSFGTSNIDSVLIDCFTGGHNSYMTLPASLSRQPVSVSFPRVPDGCYHGANGILEQGESSLTSGCDSDVLRVGSLDAIKPRSSGILKRPQTLAIPDAVTGHCPENNRRRNVTFSQQVANILLNGVKYESELNEPGEASEQPLSVKLLCSTICHMPKALRNLCINHFLGWLSFEGMLLFYTDFMGEVVFQGDPKAPHNSDEYQKYNTGVTMGCWGMCIYAFSAAFYSAVLEKLEERFSTRTLYFVAYLAFGLGTGLATLSRNVYVLLSLCATYGILFATLCTLPYSLLCDYYQSREFVGSQSEGTRRGMGVDISLLSCQYFLAQILVAVAMGPLTAAVGSASSAMYFSSLVSFLGCLFSSLCVTYELLPPEELPPLEEQRPLLPRARNQ